One region of Miscanthus floridulus cultivar M001 chromosome 19, ASM1932011v1, whole genome shotgun sequence genomic DNA includes:
- the LOC136527221 gene encoding ABC transporter C family member 13-like isoform X3 gives MDFVCPVDPAVWDDDGRHFGPCFADLVLGFAGNAIATVAALGLFLAKRNTTRAQNVRRGLSEKLFAFGVPSFAACLSLVGLSMLAKKKFEGKDVENYELFFICSQFIAWMSVSLVHVSGTWFEILYNPIMCFCWILKIILEIPHLQYKLTLLKAMPSFMEIISFCTATTFGLFVIVAAVVGNKREVNSIEAPLILNDEKAEGEITNMIKDYNLWELLTFKFVNPVMDIGITRQLGFTDLLELPTELRATSCYDKLLSSWTAEYQNHHDNSSLLRAMSYSYGWTYLRLGLLKVLNDSISFVSPLLLNKFIRLLQEGSDGMDGYILAISLGLTSIIKSFLDSQYSFRLAKLKLMLRSSIMGIIYRKCLLLSLAERSRFSEGEIQTFMSVDADRTVNLCNSLHDAWSLPLQIGVALYLLYTQVNYAFLSGLAITIILIPVNKWISTRIAGATEKMMKQKDRRISCAGELLAHIRTVKMYSWEKLFTERLVERRESEVKHLATRKYLDAWCVYFWATTPTLFSLFTFSIFAIMGHTLDAATVFTCVALFNTLISPLNSFPWVINGMIDAVISSRRLSNYLSTPEHHSSEFTASADLLNHHFKRDTEVTHNLMAVVLQNVSCSWSSSSVAEPSIVLRDISLQLQKGLFIAIVGEVGSGKSSLLNTVIGETHVIGGSISSCGSIAYVPQVPWILSGSLRDNILLGKEFDPRRYEEVIEACALRVDISAMARGDMSHIGEKGTNLSGGQRARLALARALYHNSDVYLFDDILSAVDSQVASWILEKAVMGHQLMQKTRLLSTHNLQAIAAADMIVVMANGLIKWFGTLESFLATPYSRISKPDNSSPTSYAASVKDKTPMVTCELKTDDILEDLVVSYEETTDQVEEEARKQGKVELGVYKKYAAFAGWSAVVLIFLSAFLMQASRNGNDLWLTYWVDTSTGTNNTRFYLIILAMFGIINSLFTLGRAFSFAFGGLHAAIHIHASLLENIISAPICFFDQNPSGRILNRLSSDLYTVDDSLPFILNIFVANFFSLLGTLVVLSYSQVSFLLILLPLWLIYRKLQFYYRSTSREVRRLDSVARSPIYSSFTETLDGSSTIRAFQNEGFFLERFIQHVTLYQKTSYSELIASLWLSLRLQLLAGFIILFIAMMATISFQSSSLVNLATPGLVGLALSYAAPVVSLLNGFLTTFTETEKEMISVERVDEYIGIPQEELQGSEPPPRNWPTEGKIEFEHVTLKYKPELPPALSDVSFLIASGMQVGIIGRTGAGKSSILNALFRLVPICNGRILVDGIDLAKVAVRELRGHFAVVPQSPFLFDGSLRSQDMGSS, from the exons ATGGATTTCGTCTGCCCCGTCGATCCCGCG GTATGGGACGACGACGGGAGGCATTTCGGGCCGTGCTTCGCGGATTT GGTGCTGGGGTTCGCCGGGAATGCGATCGCCACGGTTGCTGCGCTCGGGCTCTTCCTCGCCAAGAGGAACACAACCAGAGCTCAG AACGTCAGGAGAGGTTTATCGGAGAAGTTGTTTGCATTCGGTGTGCCTAGTTTTGCAGCCTGCCTTTCTTTGGTTGGATTAAGTATGCTAGCTAAGAAGAAATTTGAAGGGAAGGATGTTGAGAATTATGAACTATTCTTCATATGCTCCCAGTTTATTGCATGG ATGTCTGTAAGTCTTGTCCATGTCAGTGGGACTTGGTTTGAAATCCTCTATAACCCAATAATGTGCTTCTGCTGGATCTTGAAGATTATTCTAGAGATACCTCATTTGCAATACAAGCTTACGTTACTAAAG GCAATGCCATCTTTTATGGAGATTATCTCATTTTGTACTGCAACCACATTTGGACTCTTTGTTAttgtggctgctgtagtaggcaACAAAAG AGAAGTGAACTCTATTGAAGCCCCACTCATTCTAAATGATGAAAAAGCTGagggtgaaataacaaacatg ATAAAGGACTACAATTTGTGGGAACTGTTGACTTTCAAATTCGTTAATCCAGTGATGGACATTGGTATCACAAGACAACTTGGCTTCACAGATTTACTTGAGTTACCAACTGAGCTTAGAGCTACCTCCTGTTATGACAAACTTCTGTCTTCCTGGACTGCTGAATATCAAAACCACCATGACAACTCATCTCTACTTAGAGCCATGTCTTATTCTTATGGATGGACATACTTGCGTTTGGGACTTCTTAAG GTATTAAATGACAGCATCAGTTTTGTTAGCCCTCTGTTGCTGAACAAGTTTATAAGACTTCTTCAGGAAG GTTCTGATGGCATGGATGGATATATTCTTGCCATTTCCTTAGGATTGACTTCTATTATCAA gTCCTTTTTAGATAGCCAGTACTCCTTTCGTCTAGCAAAGCTCAAGTTGATGTTACGATCAAGCATCATGGGGATAATTTATCGGAAG TGCCTACTTCTCAGTCTAGCTGAGCGCTCTAGGTTTTCTGAAGGTGAGATACAGACCTTCATGTCTGTTGATGCTGACCGCACAGTAAACTTGTGTAACAGCCTTCATGATGCCTGGAG CTTGCCACTGCAGATTGGAGTTGCTCTTTATCTGTTATATACACAAGTCAATTATGCTTTTCTATCTGGGCTTGCAATAACAATCATACTAATACCAG TGAACAAATGGATTTCTACAAGGATTGCTGGTGCAACAGAAAAGATGATGAAGCAAAAAGACAGAAG GATAAGCTGTGCAGGGGAGCTCTTAGCACATATTAGAACAGTGAAGATGTACAGCTGGGAGAAACTATTCACTGAACGTTTGGTGGAAAGAAGAGAATCAGAAGTGAAGCATCTCGCG ACTAGAAAATATCTGGATGCTTGGTGCGTCTATTTCTGGGCAACCACACCGACATTGTTCTCCCTTTTCACCTTTTCAATTTTTGCAATTATGGGACACACATTGGATGCTGCCACG GTATTTACTTGTGTTGCGCTCTTTAACACACTAATATCACCGTTAAACTCATTTCCATGGGTTATTAATGGGATGATTGAT GCTGTTATCTCTAGCAGACGGCTGAGTAATTATTTATCTACTCCAGAACATCACTCGTCCGAGTTTACTGCCTCTGCTGACCTTTTAAACCACCACTTTAAGAGAGACACCGAAGTAACTCATAATCTAATGGCCGTCGTCCTTCAGAATGTATCCTGTTCTTGGTCTAGCAGCTCTGTTGCTGAGCCGAGCATAGTTCTCAGAGATATATCTTTGCAGCTACAAAAAGGGCTCTTTATTGCAATTGTAGGCGAG GTTGGTTCTGGTAAATCATCTTTGTTGAACACAGTCATTGGAGAGACTCATGTCATCGGTGGTTCTATTAGCTCCTGTGGTTCAATTGCCTATGTACCACAG GTACCATGGATCTTATCTGGCTCTTTACGAGATAATATTTTGCTTGGGAAAGAATTTGATCCGAGGAG ATACGAAGAAGTAATAGAGGCATGTGCGCTTCGTGTTGACATATCGGCAATGGCCAGAGGAGATATGTCACATATTGGAGAGAAAGGCACCAACTTATCTGGTGGACAGAGAGCTCGTCTGGCATTGGCAAG GGCTTTATACCACAATTCTGATGTATACTTGTTTGATGACATCCTTAGCGCAGTTGACTCCCAAGTTGCTTCGTGGATCCTGGAAAAGGCTGTTATGGGGCACCAATTAATGCAGAAAACAAGATTACTAAGCACGCACAATCTTCAG GCCATTGCTGCTGCAGATATGATTGTAGTCATGGCTAATGGGCTCATTAAGTGGTTCGGGACACTGGAATCTTTCTTGGCAACTCCATATTCAAGAATCTCTAAGCCAGATAATTCGAGTCCTACCTCATATGCAGCTTCTGTGAAAGATAAAACACCAATGGTAACATGTGAACTGAAAACTGATGATATACTTGAAGATTTAGTGGTTTCTTATGAGGAGACAACAGATCAGGTAGAAGAAGAGGCAAGGAAACAAGGCAAGGTTGAGCTCGGTGTCTACAA AAAATATGCAGCATTTGCGGGGTGGTCAGCTGTTGTTTTAATATTCCTAAGTGCATTCTTAATGCAAGCATCTCGTAACGGCAATGATCTTTGGTTAACTTACTGGGTTGATACCAGCACAGGTACCAACAACACAAGATTTTATCTG ATTATCCTTGCTATGTTTGGCATCATCAATTCTCTTTTCACTTTGGGAAGGGCATTTTCTTTTGCATTCGGTGGCCTCCATGCAGCAATCCATATTCATGCATCTCTTCTTGAAAATATCATCAGTGCCCCGATCTGTTTCTTTGACCAAAATCCCAGTGGTCGGATCCTAAACAG ATTATCGTCAGACCTCTACACCGTTGATGATTCTCTTCCTTTCATCCTCAATATATTTGTGGCCAACTTCTTTAGCTTACTCGGCACTCTGGTTGTTTTGTCTTATTCACAG GTTTCCTTCTTACTCATCTTACTTCCACTCTGGCTTATCTATAGGAAGCTGCAG TTCTATTACAGGTCTACCTCACGTGAAGTACGGCGACTTGATAGCGTTGCTCGTTCACCAATCTATTCATCTTTCACAGAGACACTTGATGGTTCATCAACAATAAGAGCTTTCCAGAATGAA GGGTTCTTCTTGGAAAGATTCATCCAACATGTGACACTATATCAGAAAACATCCTACTCTGAGCTCATTGCTAGTTTGTGGCTCTCGCTGAGACTCCAG TTGTTGGCAGGTTTTATCATTCTGTTTATCGCCATGATGGCCACTATCAGCTTCCAAAGCAGTTCTCTTGTCAACTTAGCGACACCTGGACTG GTGGGCCTGGCTTTATCATATGCAGCACCTGTAGTATCGTTGCTGAATGGCTTCTTAACCACCTTTACAGAAACAGAAAAGGAAATGATCTCCGTGGAAAGGGTTGATGAG TACATTGGCATACCTCAAGAAGAACTCCAGGGATCAGAACCTCCACCGAGAAACTGGCCAACGGAAGGGAAGATTGAGTTTGAACATGTAACACTAAAGTACAAGCCAGAGCTACCACCTGCTTTAAGTGACGTTTCGTTCCTTATTGCATCAGGCATGCAG GTTGGAATAATAGGAAGGACTGGAGCAGGCAAATCAAGTATACTGAATGCACTTTTCCGCTTAGTTCCAATTTGCAACGGTCGCATCTTAGTAGATGGCATTGATTTGGCTAAAGTTGCCGTCCGAGAACTCCGTGGACATTTTGCAGTAGTTCCACAGAGCCCCTTTTTGTTTGATGGGTCTTTGAG ATCTCAGGATATGGGAAGTTCTTGA